A single window of Archangium gephyra DNA harbors:
- a CDS encoding LysR family transcriptional regulator — protein MKTAPLLHLQVFLVVARLRSFSGAARELGVSTAAVSQSVRHLEEQLGVVLLTRTTRSVALTDAGRRLVEGTGPGLGQVLAALGEVSAKPGEVVGRLRLTVPRMAVPFLITPVLPTFRTRHPRVGVEVVIEERFVDIVAEGYDAGVRLSEAIERDMVQVRLTDAFRFVVVGAPSYLARHGTPQRPEDLLRHECITFRSQTTGALYAWELERGRRNWRVPVRGGVVTNDNAVTASLAEEGLGLAYTFEPAVQEQLKSGRLVRVLEAYAPEVPGFFLYYPSRAQRSGPLRLFVETAKELLGARGVK, from the coding sequence ATGAAGACGGCTCCTCTCCTCCATCTTCAGGTGTTCCTCGTCGTGGCCCGCCTGCGCAGCTTCAGCGGCGCGGCGCGCGAACTCGGCGTCTCCACAGCCGCGGTGAGTCAGTCCGTGCGCCACCTCGAGGAGCAGCTGGGCGTGGTGTTGCTCACCCGCACAACGCGCAGCGTGGCGCTGACGGATGCCGGGCGGCGCCTGGTCGAGGGCACGGGCCCGGGACTGGGCCAGGTGCTTGCCGCCCTCGGCGAGGTGTCCGCGAAGCCAGGGGAGGTGGTGGGCCGGCTGCGGCTGACGGTGCCGCGAATGGCGGTGCCCTTCCTCATCACCCCGGTCCTCCCCACCTTCCGCACGCGCCACCCGCGGGTGGGGGTGGAGGTCGTCATCGAGGAGCGCTTCGTGGATATCGTGGCGGAGGGCTACGACGCGGGCGTGCGGCTGAGCGAGGCCATCGAGCGCGATATGGTGCAGGTGCGGCTCACCGACGCGTTCCGGTTCGTGGTCGTGGGAGCCCCCAGCTATCTCGCACGCCACGGGACGCCCCAGCGCCCCGAGGACCTGCTGCGCCACGAGTGCATCACCTTCCGCTCGCAGACGACCGGAGCGCTTTACGCGTGGGAGTTGGAGCGCGGCCGCAGGAACTGGCGCGTGCCGGTGCGCGGAGGCGTGGTCACCAACGACAACGCGGTGACGGCATCCCTGGCGGAGGAGGGCTTGGGCCTTGCGTACACCTTCGAGCCGGCGGTGCAGGAGCAGCTGAAGAGCGGGCGGCTCGTGCGGGTGCTCGAGGCCTACGCGCCCGAGGTCCCCGGCTTCTTCCTCTACTACCCGAGCCGTGCGCAGCGCTCCGGGCCGCTCCGGCTCTTCGTCGAGACTGCCAAGGAACTGCTCGGTGCGCGCGGTGTGAAGTGA
- a CDS encoding cupin domain-containing protein, producing the protein MKLLTTTLTSLPLLALAFTLARPGGSDAGTGAPLAAAQSGAQTLSISRNGSRPSTKGPAEYFTGSVRVDPLFQANAPARASGASVTFEPGARSAWHTHPLGQTLVVTAGVGRVQRWGGPIEEIRPGDVVWTPPGVKHWHGASPSTAMTHLALQEALDGKVVEWMEKVTDAQYGAQP; encoded by the coding sequence ATGAAGCTTCTCACGACGACGCTTACCTCGCTGCCGTTGCTCGCCCTGGCCTTCACCCTGGCCCGTCCAGGAGGCTCGGACGCGGGAACGGGCGCTCCCTTGGCCGCAGCTCAGAGCGGCGCCCAGACGCTGAGCATCTCGCGGAACGGCTCGCGACCCTCCACCAAAGGGCCCGCCGAATACTTCACCGGCTCCGTACGCGTCGATCCGCTGTTCCAGGCGAATGCGCCCGCGCGCGCCTCGGGCGCCTCCGTCACCTTCGAGCCCGGTGCGCGCTCCGCGTGGCACACGCATCCGCTGGGGCAGACGCTGGTGGTAACGGCGGGCGTCGGCCGGGTGCAGCGCTGGGGCGGCCCCATCGAGGAGATTCGCCCGGGCGACGTGGTGTGGACTCCGCCCGGTGTGAAGCACTGGCACGGCGCCTCGCCCAGCACCGCCATGACCCACCTCGCCCTCCAGGAAGCGCTCGACGGCAAGGTGGTCGAGTGGATGGAGAAGGTCACCGACGCGCAGTACGGCGCACAGCCCTGA
- a CDS encoding putative quinol monooxygenase encodes MPILLGAKLRLPAKVLVRIAELEIDPAQLEAYKAAVTEEIETSIRIEAGVLAIYSVALKEKPAHLRFFEIYADEKAYRQHLESPHFKKYVDVTRSMITARRLFETEPLSLSAKPR; translated from the coding sequence GTGCCCATCCTGCTCGGCGCAAAGCTCCGATTGCCAGCCAAAGTGCTTGTGCGTATCGCCGAGCTGGAGATCGATCCGGCCCAGCTCGAAGCCTACAAGGCCGCCGTGACGGAGGAGATCGAAACCTCGATCCGCATCGAAGCCGGAGTGCTGGCCATCTACTCGGTGGCCTTGAAAGAGAAACCGGCCCATCTGCGATTCTTCGAGATTTACGCGGACGAGAAGGCCTACCGTCAGCACCTTGAGTCGCCGCACTTCAAGAAGTACGTGGACGTCACCAGGTCCATGATCACGGCGCGCAGGCTTTTCGAGACGGAGCCGCTCTCGCTCAGCGCGAAGCCACGGTGA
- a CDS encoding cyclophilin-like fold protein: MKIRLTVGEKVLTATLRDNETTRDFVSLLPLTLTLKDYAATEKISDLPRRLSTKGTPPGTDASAGDITYYAPWGNLALFYRNSGHASGLVTLGKLDGGVEALREAGPLKARIELVK; the protein is encoded by the coding sequence ATGAAGATTCGACTGACGGTCGGAGAGAAGGTCCTGACGGCCACCCTGCGCGACAACGAGACCACTCGCGACTTCGTCTCCCTGCTGCCCCTGACCCTGACCCTCAAGGACTACGCGGCAACCGAGAAGATCAGCGACTTGCCGAGAAGGCTGTCCACGAAGGGCACGCCTCCAGGCACCGATGCCTCGGCCGGAGACATCACCTACTACGCCCCCTGGGGGAATCTGGCCCTGTTCTACAGGAACTCCGGCCATGCGAGCGGGCTCGTCACGCTCGGGAAGCTCGACGGTGGTGTCGAAGCCCTGAGGGAGGCCGGTCCGCTGAAGGCGAGGATCGAGCTCGTCAAGTAG
- a CDS encoding helix-turn-helix domain-containing protein: MSATSRGGSWGSIRFCSARSDRSGCQNRLEAWERRSPLRCGASSSGDCKETGLTVGDWLREHRMSEARRCLLETGASIESIASQVGYTDVTHFIRTFRRVHGMTPRAWREQRRR; this comes from the coding sequence ATGTCGGCAACCTCCAGGGGTGGATCGTGGGGTTCGATCCGCTTTTGCTCCGCTCGCTCGGACCGGAGTGGTTGCCAGAACCGCCTCGAGGCATGGGAAAGACGAAGCCCACTCCGGTGCGGAGCCTCTTCGTCCGGGGACTGCAAGGAGACGGGGCTGACGGTGGGGGACTGGCTGCGCGAGCATCGCATGTCCGAAGCCCGGCGGTGCCTGCTGGAAACGGGAGCCAGTATCGAGAGCATCGCCAGCCAGGTGGGCTACACCGACGTCACCCATTTCATCCGCACCTTCCGGCGCGTCCACGGCATGACGCCCCGGGCCTGGCGTGAGCAGCGCCGCCGCTAA
- a CDS encoding FAD-dependent monooxygenase, with the protein MTNSTTPRRRVLVVGLGISGIATAIRLHKLGWEPVLIERAPERRKGGYFIGLFGTGKASARRLGVLDSLVDRNSPRMMTYEIDRAHHRTRGMSFVDAPGAPLPLLRGDVENSLFSALPKDVEIRFATVPTRIEQDAQGADVTLTHTKSGTSTTERFELVVGADGMRSTVRRLVFGPHEDFLHPLNYMIAACVLRNPVPGYATHEGLVLAEAGRSAWVFPFANHNPTVLFSYRVEDVDAQFRGRPIDSLRKAYGPEEAGSVLSQLLNEFETADEYLFDSTNHVRMPSWHKGRVVLVGDSAWCLTLYSGMGVSTGLAGGELLGNMLETYPDDLERALTRWEEKLRPFIEDTQRGSLKSRAFFTPANEAQRVVRAVSIRLMSNRLTGPIVRKVMRDKDLKAKTIDIVAQ; encoded by the coding sequence ATGACGAACTCAACGACACCTCGTCGCCGCGTTCTGGTGGTTGGACTCGGTATCAGCGGTATCGCCACGGCCATCCGGCTTCACAAGCTCGGCTGGGAGCCGGTGCTCATCGAGCGGGCTCCCGAGCGCCGCAAGGGCGGATACTTCATCGGCCTGTTCGGGACCGGCAAGGCATCCGCCAGGCGGCTTGGGGTGCTGGACTCCCTGGTCGATCGCAATTCCCCGCGGATGATGACCTACGAGATTGACCGGGCCCATCATCGGACCCGGGGCATGTCCTTCGTGGACGCTCCCGGCGCGCCGCTCCCGCTGCTGCGCGGCGACGTGGAAAACTCCCTGTTCTCCGCGTTGCCGAAGGATGTGGAGATCCGCTTCGCGACGGTCCCCACCCGCATCGAGCAGGACGCGCAGGGGGCCGACGTCACGCTGACCCACACGAAGAGCGGCACGAGCACGACCGAGCGCTTCGAGCTCGTGGTGGGCGCGGATGGCATGCGCTCGACCGTCCGCCGGCTCGTCTTTGGTCCGCACGAGGACTTCCTGCACCCGCTGAACTACATGATCGCCGCCTGCGTCCTGCGCAACCCCGTGCCGGGCTACGCCACGCACGAAGGACTGGTCCTGGCCGAGGCGGGAAGGTCGGCGTGGGTGTTTCCCTTCGCGAATCACAACCCCACCGTGCTCTTCTCCTACCGCGTCGAGGACGTGGACGCGCAGTTCCGCGGCCGGCCCATCGACTCGCTGCGCAAGGCGTACGGACCGGAAGAGGCGGGGTCGGTGCTGAGCCAGCTGCTCAACGAGTTCGAGACCGCGGACGAATATCTGTTCGACTCGACCAACCATGTCCGCATGCCGAGCTGGCACAAGGGCCGGGTCGTGCTGGTGGGCGATTCCGCATGGTGCTTGACCCTGTATTCAGGGATGGGTGTGTCGACCGGTCTGGCCGGTGGTGAGCTCCTGGGCAACATGCTGGAGACGTATCCAGATGACCTGGAACGCGCGCTGACCCGGTGGGAGGAGAAGCTGCGCCCCTTCATCGAGGACACGCAGCGCGGCTCGCTGAAATCGAGAGCGTTCTTCACCCCGGCCAACGAGGCGCAGCGAGTCGTTCGCGCGGTGAGCATCCGCCTCATGAGCAATCGCCTGACGGGCCCGATCGTCAGGAAAGTGATGCGCGACAAGGACCTCAAAGCCAAGACGATCGACATCGTCGCGCAGTAG
- a CDS encoding imm11 family protein, producing the protein MAGHYFRLLDDIHIPGRWELNDPVDQEGHKPGTWLFRQGKPIEIEGRLRIPIYVPGNALDFSMLAGASIPVVHARVAAVFARLAPGDVQLIPVEVEGQTDSYFLLNITRVVKCIDDEASDEVRYWKPEHGQPENVGEYRSVIGLRIDPAKVGDAQLFLTWGWIAIVVSEVIKKALEEMGATGPKFQEVTGPSTISPEERARDRKSRELFEIADTTRETAWRTLGTLDKDVFMPIAMSSSWPGQRQLWRVIRREAGRTLLVTHGLSDPFADLLEPSVGFGLELTLEVDATVKDISKGWPLMLLDRVADEVAEHEHVRESVKAGLFSMEVSGKGMPKSLVTGEGRVAVLLGVESRSLPGHFSTPYGEVKLVTVKALLPSELAYLLEHGAEGQAELARRFVENGEEHLSRLGRKPVA; encoded by the coding sequence ATGGCAGGACACTACTTCAGGCTTTTGGACGACATTCACATCCCGGGCCGGTGGGAGCTGAATGACCCCGTGGATCAGGAAGGGCACAAGCCAGGAACCTGGCTGTTCAGACAGGGAAAGCCCATCGAGATCGAGGGACGACTCCGGATTCCCATTTATGTCCCTGGCAATGCGCTGGATTTCTCCATGCTCGCAGGGGCGTCCATCCCCGTGGTTCACGCCAGGGTGGCAGCCGTTTTCGCCAGGCTTGCCCCCGGTGACGTGCAACTCATTCCAGTGGAGGTGGAAGGTCAGACCGACTCATACTTCCTCCTCAACATCACGCGTGTCGTGAAGTGCATCGACGACGAAGCATCCGACGAAGTGCGCTACTGGAAGCCGGAGCATGGGCAGCCAGAAAATGTTGGAGAGTACCGCTCTGTCATCGGCCTGCGCATTGATCCCGCCAAGGTAGGTGATGCGCAGCTGTTCCTCACCTGGGGTTGGATAGCCATCGTCGTGTCCGAGGTCATCAAGAAGGCCCTCGAGGAAATGGGCGCGACAGGGCCGAAGTTCCAGGAAGTGACCGGACCGAGCACTATCAGCCCGGAGGAGCGCGCACGGGACCGGAAGAGCCGCGAGCTGTTCGAGATCGCGGACACCACTCGTGAAACGGCCTGGCGCACCCTGGGCACGCTGGACAAGGACGTCTTCATGCCCATCGCCATGAGCAGCTCGTGGCCGGGTCAGCGCCAGCTCTGGCGCGTCATCCGTCGCGAGGCCGGGCGCACTTTGCTCGTCACACACGGGCTCTCGGACCCGTTCGCCGATCTGTTGGAGCCGTCCGTGGGCTTCGGTCTGGAGCTCACCCTGGAAGTGGACGCGACCGTAAAGGACATCTCGAAGGGGTGGCCCCTGATGCTGCTGGACCGTGTGGCGGATGAGGTCGCCGAGCACGAGCACGTGCGCGAGAGCGTGAAGGCGGGCCTCTTCTCCATGGAGGTGTCCGGAAAGGGCATGCCCAAGTCCCTCGTCACCGGGGAGGGCAGGGTGGCCGTGCTGCTGGGCGTGGAGTCACGCTCGCTGCCGGGTCACTTCTCCACACCGTATGGGGAGGTGAAGCTCGTCACCGTCAAGGCGTTGCTGCCCTCGGAGCTGGCGTACCTGCTGGAGCACGGCGCGGAGGGCCAGGCCGAGCTGGCGCGGCGCTTCGTGGAGAACGGCGAGGAGCACCTGTCGCGTCTCGGAAGGAAACCCGTGGCATAG
- a CDS encoding AHH domain-containing protein, whose translation MRVESSSGALPVAVEAEAGDERVHLSLPTRFGAVRVSGSELDEALATLVLNLPLRVADCPVPLYLHRRLALASVPLTGAEWRTPLARSYGSFCERQGTPGDCLGLFKDGPGLDGEDKRDLALALSVNAALEARDAELRSMFSTTQLWTALSITLIGYMALVAAPEPVSKGVAAALALLMWGYLGWELFDLIRAWFRLWEEAAEASTFEELGEAGDRFGKVIGPNSVRILLLLGTAALGETAVLVSKAPALPGFTQAAGALESHAGIRDVLTAVQEADRVKVAVAEGTFSVVLPANVLSMAAQGSPQGTPVRIAPSKRKPDVHHIATIENEKSTLRGGPWTKRFKPIFDKAGMSMKDPANKVSLLGHYGPHPEKYHQAVFDDLEKATKNCVTQHECASALRKVLGELAVEIARKGSRLNRLLTE comes from the coding sequence ATGCGGGTGGAGTCTTCTTCCGGGGCACTCCCGGTGGCCGTGGAGGCTGAAGCCGGGGACGAGCGGGTCCATCTCTCCCTGCCGACCCGGTTCGGGGCCGTGCGGGTGAGCGGCTCCGAGCTTGATGAGGCCCTGGCCACTTTGGTGCTGAACCTGCCGCTGCGGGTGGCCGACTGCCCTGTGCCACTCTACCTCCACCGGAGGCTGGCACTGGCTTCCGTTCCGCTCACGGGTGCGGAGTGGCGCACGCCCCTGGCGCGGTCCTACGGGAGCTTCTGCGAGCGGCAAGGCACGCCGGGTGACTGCCTCGGGTTGTTCAAGGACGGGCCGGGCCTGGACGGCGAGGACAAGCGCGACCTGGCCCTGGCGCTCTCCGTGAACGCGGCGCTGGAGGCGCGGGACGCGGAGCTGCGCTCCATGTTCTCCACGACGCAGCTGTGGACAGCACTGAGCATCACCCTCATCGGCTACATGGCCCTGGTCGCGGCACCCGAACCGGTGTCCAAGGGTGTGGCCGCCGCGCTGGCCCTGCTCATGTGGGGGTACCTCGGGTGGGAGCTGTTCGACCTGATACGGGCCTGGTTCCGGCTGTGGGAGGAGGCGGCGGAGGCCAGCACATTCGAGGAGCTAGGCGAGGCGGGTGATCGGTTCGGCAAGGTCATTGGCCCCAATAGCGTGCGGATTCTGCTCCTGCTGGGAACGGCGGCATTGGGCGAGACGGCGGTACTCGTATCCAAGGCCCCGGCGTTGCCGGGATTCACGCAAGCCGCCGGTGCGCTCGAGTCCCACGCTGGTATCCGCGATGTGCTCACGGCCGTGCAGGAAGCCGACAGGGTGAAGGTCGCGGTGGCCGAGGGCACCTTCAGTGTCGTCCTGCCCGCCAATGTATTGAGCATGGCGGCTCAAGGCTCTCCGCAGGGAACTCCGGTGCGTATAGCTCCCTCGAAGAGGAAGCCAGACGTGCACCACATCGCCACCATCGAGAACGAGAAGTCCACGTTGCGCGGCGGGCCTTGGACCAAGAGGTTCAAGCCAATCTTCGACAAGGCGGGTATGTCGATGAAGGACCCAGCCAACAAGGTTTCACTCCTCGGGCACTATGGACCTCATCCTGAGAAGTACCATCAAGCCGTCTTCGACGACCTGGAGAAGGCGACGAAGAATTGCGTTACCCAGCACGAGTGTGCGAGTGCATTGAGGAAAGTGCTTGGAGAACTGGCTGTGGAGATCGCCAGGAAGGGAAGCCGGCTCAATAGGCTGCTGACCGAATGA